From one Acidobacteriota bacterium genomic stretch:
- a CDS encoding serine/threonine protein kinase — protein MTDKHSHENIKELFSEALELSPGERAGFLDELCGDAPELRREIESLLAAFEKSEDFIEKPAARIEGVLPHGNSLEKVVGNYRIIREIGQGGMGAVYLAARDDGEFEKNVAVKLSRQTIADGESIRRFLAERQILAKLQHPNIATLIDGGLTEDGQPFLAMEFIDGVSITDFCRQNELSVRERLKLFLKVCRAVAYAHRNLIVHRDIKPSNILVSGDGEPKLLDFGLARLTDAGAETDRTKTIFRALTPAYASPEQLLGRSITTASDIYSLGVVLYEMLTDSRPFATDNRSLDEVIGTVVNSEPRTPSSIPSASARRSQLLKGDIDNVILLALRKEPERRYASVEDFARDIENCLDGRPVSARPNTLSYRTAKFVRRNRVAVTAGFLVFAALVGGLAVSLYQTRIANETRALAERESAKSKKITAFMEKILNFANPAWYAEGRSTGGEAKLSEVLDELAEKIETEFPDDPDVQAELHHKYAEIYLSRNLNEKGLFHAERALTVRRRYFGERHAEVAKDLYYLSAANQRLGRVTTSFKLSEEAIAMFREVDPDNRNLPYLLENHGEVLSDDYRDPAAAIAFFRQALELFRRHDGEKHYNTIRQYFNLAVVLAETRDTGPAEEFFKRGESLIAELPDENLRDAITEYRVRFEAAKGNLSVAIGILKGRIDSIPQNAGSTASVGKTILILKTILEDKQDFAARSEVTRKQIAIALRSIAANDPGMGILYADLANDLLRAGREVEGRAVLQKALSMYETIPGADGAKYQSSLGEGLYHQNRFSEALPFLRATAAFYRANVPPNRRSREIFEMLDKTEANLKESSHGF, from the coding sequence ATGACGGATAAGCATTCGCACGAAAACATCAAGGAACTATTCTCGGAAGCGCTCGAACTCTCGCCGGGTGAACGCGCGGGTTTTTTGGACGAACTCTGCGGCGATGCGCCCGAGCTTCGCCGCGAAATCGAATCGCTGCTTGCGGCATTTGAAAAAAGCGAAGATTTTATCGAAAAACCGGCGGCGCGGATCGAGGGCGTTCTTCCGCATGGAAACAGCCTTGAAAAAGTCGTCGGTAATTACCGGATCATTCGTGAAATCGGTCAAGGCGGGATGGGCGCAGTTTATCTTGCCGCGCGCGACGACGGCGAGTTCGAGAAGAACGTCGCCGTCAAACTCAGCCGCCAGACCATCGCCGACGGCGAATCGATCAGGCGTTTTCTCGCCGAACGGCAGATTCTCGCCAAACTTCAGCATCCCAACATCGCGACTCTGATCGACGGCGGCCTGACCGAAGACGGCCAGCCGTTTCTCGCGATGGAATTTATCGACGGCGTTTCGATCACCGATTTTTGCCGGCAAAATGAACTTTCGGTCCGCGAACGGCTCAAGCTGTTTCTGAAAGTCTGCCGAGCGGTCGCATATGCCCATCGAAATCTGATCGTCCACCGCGACATTAAACCGTCGAACATTCTCGTCAGCGGCGACGGCGAACCGAAACTGCTCGATTTCGGCCTCGCACGGCTGACCGATGCGGGCGCGGAAACGGATCGGACGAAAACGATCTTCCGTGCGCTAACGCCGGCTTACGCATCGCCCGAACAATTGCTTGGCAGATCGATCACGACCGCATCGGATATTTACAGTCTCGGCGTTGTGCTCTACGAAATGCTGACGGATTCGCGGCCCTTTGCGACCGACAATAGGAGCCTCGATGAAGTGATCGGAACGGTCGTTAATTCGGAGCCGCGGACGCCTTCGTCGATCCCGTCGGCATCCGCGCGCCGCAGTCAGTTGCTGAAGGGCGACATCGACAACGTGATTCTGTTGGCGTTGCGCAAAGAACCGGAACGGCGTTATGCGTCGGTCGAGGATTTTGCGCGGGATATCGAGAATTGTCTCGACGGTCGCCCGGTTTCGGCGCGACCGAACACGCTTTCTTATCGAACGGCGAAGTTCGTCCGTCGAAACCGCGTTGCCGTAACTGCCGGCTTTCTGGTGTTTGCCGCACTCGTTGGCGGTTTGGCGGTTTCGCTGTACCAGACAAGAATCGCCAACGAAACCCGTGCGCTGGCCGAAAGGGAATCGGCAAAATCAAAAAAAATCACGGCGTTTATGGAGAAGATCCTCAACTTTGCCAATCCGGCGTGGTATGCCGAAGGACGAAGTACGGGCGGTGAGGCGAAGCTCAGCGAGGTTTTGGACGAACTCGCGGAGAAGATAGAGACCGAGTTTCCGGACGATCCGGACGTGCAGGCCGAGCTTCATCATAAATACGCGGAGATCTATCTGTCACGCAACCTAAATGAGAAAGGGCTGTTTCACGCCGAACGTGCGCTGACGGTCCGACGGCGGTATTTCGGGGAACGCCACGCCGAAGTTGCGAAAGATCTCTATTATTTATCGGCTGCAAATCAACGGTTGGGTCGGGTTACAACGTCCTTCAAGCTCAGCGAAGAGGCGATCGCAATGTTTCGCGAAGTGGACCCGGACAATCGAAATCTGCCTTACCTGCTGGAGAATCACGGTGAAGTGCTAAGTGACGATTACAGGGATCCGGCGGCGGCGATCGCATTTTTCCGGCAGGCATTGGAGTTGTTTCGCCGCCACGACGGTGAAAAACACTACAACACGATTCGCCAGTATTTCAATCTCGCGGTCGTACTCGCCGAAACACGTGACACGGGGCCGGCCGAAGAGTTCTTTAAGCGCGGCGAGTCGTTGATAGCCGAACTTCCGGACGAGAATCTGCGAGATGCAATTACTGAGTATCGCGTTCGTTTCGAAGCCGCGAAAGGAAATCTGTCCGTCGCGATCGGTATTCTCAAAGGCCGGATCGATTCGATCCCTCAGAATGCGGGATCTACGGCATCGGTCGGTAAGACGATTCTGATTCTGAAGACGATTCTTGAAGACAAGCAGGATTTCGCGGCGAGGAGTGAAGTTACAAGGAAGCAGATCGCCATCGCTCTTCGATCAATCGCGGCCAATGATCCCGGAATGGGCATTCTGTACGCGGACCTTGCGAATGACCTTCTCCGGGCCGGCCGCGAGGTGGAAGGACGCGCGGTGTTGCAGAAGGCGCTTTCGATGTATGAAACGATTCCGGGTGCGGATGGCGCTAAATACCAAAGCAGCCTCGGCGAAGGTTTGTATCATCAGAATCGCTTTTCGGAAGCCTTGCCTTTTCTTCGCGCGACGGCCGCTTTTTACCGGGCGAATGTTCCGCCTAATCGCAGATCACGGGAAATCTTTGAGATGTTGGACAAGACCGAAGCCAATCTGAAAGAATCAAGCCATGGATTTTGA
- a CDS encoding right-handed parallel beta-helix repeat-containing protein, which yields MKDIIPAAKKRTADAVCRRESVKYENVFHGFHFQKEEVLMRSFRLVFLVLTAAAFGLAQIFGSFSVAGQEGDSENRPSEKAPTIKSAPNGFPLVSLRDGFELNASPGDRKTADATKSTSADFDSDGVADLVIADQSGGMRFLKGNSRFLTNSQVDPFSETDLMATVGVIPEFFEHGDFNADGQRDILAARRGDRSIVLHAGLGNGQFAPPLRIELDGPLTALAVGEIGRVDGQTDVAVAITGKDGAQLRVFEHPAGAFKHKPEIIALPSAAQYIATGFLGADGYSDIAVACGSKIVLVQGRGQVTPWDILRPKEIQRPKAVVLTKTLSGNINGLAIGQFTNDSRLSLSVLTSDGTVQTFAPARAEKSTNFANAALPNVARKPVAFVPTDVDAASFSGIQDMPQTANTDETPAIDGIDPNLSGAEQRAAREAIMKLDAAEFAKLTPEEQSAMIANAKQEAFVNNEKSRENFLKTVAAVPVDFAAWEAKSIIRDARLATGSVAGLTKARIGFSGKDDLVLIDAASNSLNVIAETTDGNGLTTTQVFSFESESTPVAVLPVRLNLDAKSDLVVLRKGSSQPTLLLSAATLNLTVNTNLDGPSSCEDAGPCTLRGAIIKANGSPGTQIGFDIASNPTIAATSELPVVRGNGTIINGLAVNLPGVEIDGTNAGAADGIKIRTSDAIVAGLAINSFKGIDDGNGSLVGGNALTIESTQLSPNNGNNWVFANYLGTDLNGSTDKGNNAGLNIFDSHDNQIGFTDPTYRQLISGNGDAVANEPGIGITTTDSVRGNFWGNIIGLNITGAVAMPNSAGVFLTGSQNAIGGDNFGEGNTISGNTKAILNGFGTCSGEGLVVFPLTTLDENGNPTGDLLTFENRIQGTRIGTDVNGTIAVGNCREGILASPVTATAIGSITERGRNTVSGNGWGGISCLGDVDSSVSSDFGFCSIAGNNVGTDVTGTVGIPNTLVSGVGGLGLVTLNGINVIHNRNFGTVGFPLGFTMGESCTGFCNLVNGVIYRSGRFGEVGIFSNYTGVNKTGTASLTNFPTNYAELSGVRASRGNTIVGDWAIAESTPVSFGNLISGGYCGGLILGSSVRNNAFGRVRAKANLIGTDATGTFAIPNNVAGSENCGEGGVSLSNFFGDLELGGTLDQEKNVVAGNFGNGLTVTNEAGELRIINTFIGVNKFEQPLGNSLNGVQVFGGGQTTIGGAGGNERNIISNNTKAGIAAIAGNDFTVRSLEIIGNSIFANGELGIDLMRVDTPIPYPNDGVNTNDCYDGDDGANSLQNYPTLIAPIFTAANVTVQGVLRSTPRGTFRVDFYSNNQTDSSNYGEGEIFLGSETVTTDGNGFVSLFFISDGPVPSSHLITATATNSDGETSEFSCAAGVCTAAANLEELIDSLGVVCAVPLVVTTTSDLPDGNANDDLCDIDTSNTNPNECSLRAAIEFAITRETSVVLIEFDIPGEGVKVIRPASALPTVTKKLRLDGQSQPGYAGGPLIEIRGDLVDGNANGLTFSGAGSGSVVDALAINSFLGAGIEFNGDNGLVKNSFIGLYADGLTFDPARRQAIGISLRNSKIVTIGDEDEPNVISGNQEGIRISGGSSNRAVSNFIGVDKDIDKIFVGEDFQYGNFTGIRIIGSNSNIIGRRLVPNYVSSNRDTGIEIAGNSNAVEGVNLGIDETSLRLPNGQFGIDVISGNTNVIGGTREGAGNVISAHDVTGDSTGIQIRNTAGIGTLIVGNQIGLNRSGNSARPNNFGIRNYARGTLIGNVAAVNNIVSKIAGILLSGENSSISGTELRYNLIGTNTTREPFDLGEATPTGIDLRGNGTGVTIVNNLVAYNRYGIYLKGNGFTIGEDTGRREFPAISKNDIFGQRESGIWVDATSSGNTIANNLIGTLDNLRERYRNRYGIRLQGSNNNVVQNIISGNTDVGIFIEKGEADPVEQNNRIENNRIGTDEAGTGGAPNNIGVFLANGARANEVFKNLISGNDTGIRLSLTEPGLQAVSGNFIYSNKIGTNKDATAGIGNRIGIVIADGSVGNTIGGSPGIQVGFGSGNVISGNTEIGVKIAKLSNLDIPAPTQNVLVRNRIGVGPRPDASATSQQILLIPNGIGIHVGNGANNNTIGGALGNFTSSNHDGNIVSANLNLGIAVCPILTGVVCPPAPGATVPIRNKITGNLVGLSDWGEILDRILLAPNRTGGILVQDSSENFVGQQDSGGERFGNVVVANNGNGIGIEGTIPVPTQSTTRRNQVVRNFVGVTPTGQSLGNTGNGIYVFNTISTRIISNDLLNNVNSGIFFRNNFTASFAGNSTAPGGNQNDPAIIVGNNIGVMRDDSGALVVGGNQQNGIRLEDISDVSVGLADVNEPRNVIAANGGDGIVVKGAGSNNIAIKNNSVGTDADGTPGIGNGSNGIFVTDGAGTILIGGPEENSGNVITASVGAGVRIDETAGTGILVDPNVISGNGGLGIDLNLLGLSLNDAGDSDGGANKGQNYPEISGLSINGSGDLVIQYEVDSSPANSNYGANGLYVEFFIADGSGEGAEFIGSDRYTTADHNGSLAGTKTVNLGNALLLGFETGDHVTSTATDADNNTSEFTPVLAPTAAGVEVSGKVMTNDGRPISSSLITLTDDRGNTVSTRSNQFGRYGFDDVEVGRTYVLAITSRRFVFENPSRIIQVDDNLTDADFTGIPQ from the coding sequence ATGAAAGACATTATACCTGCGGCAAAAAAGCGGACGGCCGATGCGGTTTGTCGGCGTGAATCGGTCAAATACGAAAATGTCTTTCACGGTTTTCATTTTCAAAAGGAAGAGGTGCTTATGCGATCGTTTCGATTGGTTTTTTTGGTCTTGACGGCGGCGGCTTTTGGTTTGGCTCAGATTTTCGGTTCATTTTCGGTGGCCGGACAGGAAGGCGATTCGGAGAATAGGCCCTCCGAAAAGGCTCCGACGATAAAGTCGGCACCGAACGGTTTCCCGCTCGTCAGTCTGAGAGACGGCTTTGAACTCAACGCATCGCCCGGCGACCGCAAAACGGCCGATGCCACAAAGTCCACAAGCGCTGATTTCGATTCGGACGGTGTCGCCGACCTCGTCATTGCCGACCAGAGCGGCGGGATGCGTTTCCTTAAAGGCAACTCTCGATTCCTAACCAATTCGCAAGTTGATCCTTTTTCCGAAACTGACTTGATGGCGACTGTCGGCGTAATTCCCGAGTTTTTCGAGCACGGCGATTTCAACGCTGATGGCCAGCGGGACATTCTAGCCGCGCGACGGGGCGATAGATCGATCGTCCTGCACGCCGGACTCGGGAACGGACAATTTGCGCCGCCGTTGAGGATCGAACTCGACGGCCCGCTTACAGCTCTCGCTGTTGGAGAGATCGGCCGCGTCGACGGTCAAACCGACGTCGCCGTTGCAATAACGGGCAAAGACGGCGCACAGCTGCGTGTTTTCGAACATCCTGCCGGGGCATTCAAGCACAAGCCTGAAATCATCGCGCTTCCGTCTGCGGCGCAATACATCGCGACCGGATTTCTCGGCGCTGACGGTTATTCCGACATCGCCGTCGCGTGCGGAAGCAAGATCGTGCTCGTCCAGGGCCGCGGCCAGGTCACGCCGTGGGACATTCTCCGGCCAAAGGAAATTCAGCGTCCGAAAGCCGTCGTTTTGACGAAAACGTTATCGGGAAACATCAACGGACTCGCTATCGGTCAATTCACAAACGACAGCAGATTGTCGCTCTCGGTTCTCACAAGCGACGGAACCGTCCAGACATTCGCTCCGGCGCGCGCCGAAAAGTCGACGAATTTCGCCAACGCCGCGTTGCCAAATGTTGCACGAAAACCGGTCGCATTCGTCCCGACCGACGTTGACGCCGCGAGCTTTTCGGGAATTCAGGATATGCCGCAGACGGCAAACACGGACGAAACGCCTGCAATTGACGGGATCGATCCGAACCTGAGCGGCGCCGAGCAGCGTGCCGCGCGAGAAGCGATAATGAAGCTCGATGCCGCGGAGTTTGCCAAACTTACGCCGGAGGAACAATCGGCAATGATCGCAAACGCGAAACAAGAAGCTTTCGTAAACAACGAAAAATCGCGCGAGAACTTCCTCAAAACGGTCGCCGCCGTTCCGGTCGATTTCGCCGCCTGGGAAGCGAAATCGATCATTCGCGACGCGCGGCTCGCAACGGGCAGCGTCGCCGGCCTGACCAAGGCCCGAATCGGCTTTAGCGGAAAAGACGACCTGGTGCTGATCGACGCCGCATCGAATAGCCTGAACGTGATCGCGGAAACGACGGACGGGAACGGCCTGACGACGACCCAGGTTTTCTCTTTCGAATCTGAGTCGACACCCGTCGCGGTCCTGCCTGTGCGCCTCAACCTCGACGCCAAAAGCGATCTCGTCGTCCTTCGAAAAGGTTCATCTCAGCCGACGCTTCTGCTCTCTGCCGCGACGCTCAATTTAACCGTCAACACGAACCTTGACGGCCCTTCGAGCTGCGAAGACGCGGGGCCGTGCACGCTTCGCGGGGCGATCATCAAGGCAAACGGCAGCCCCGGGACGCAAATCGGATTCGACATTGCGTCTAATCCGACGATCGCCGCGACGAGCGAACTACCGGTTGTTCGCGGCAATGGGACAATTATCAACGGGCTCGCGGTAAATCTACCGGGCGTCGAAATCGACGGCACAAACGCCGGTGCCGCTGACGGCATCAAGATCCGCACGAGCGACGCCATCGTCGCCGGACTTGCGATCAACTCGTTTAAGGGGATCGATGACGGGAACGGCAGTCTTGTCGGCGGCAACGCTCTGACGATCGAATCGACTCAGCTTTCTCCGAACAACGGGAACAACTGGGTTTTCGCGAACTATCTCGGCACGGACCTTAACGGTTCGACCGACAAGGGCAACAATGCCGGACTCAATATCTTTGACTCGCACGACAACCAGATCGGCTTCACCGATCCGACGTATCGTCAGCTAATCTCGGGCAACGGCGACGCCGTCGCGAACGAGCCGGGGATCGGCATCACGACAACCGACAGCGTTCGCGGAAATTTTTGGGGCAACATCATCGGCCTCAACATCACGGGCGCCGTCGCAATGCCGAATTCGGCCGGCGTTTTTCTGACGGGTTCGCAAAATGCGATCGGCGGCGACAATTTCGGCGAAGGCAATACGATTTCCGGCAATACGAAGGCGATTCTCAATGGTTTCGGTACTTGTTCTGGCGAGGGACTTGTTGTTTTTCCGCTGACTACGCTCGACGAAAACGGAAATCCGACCGGCGATTTATTGACATTCGAAAACAGAATTCAGGGAACGCGGATCGGTACCGATGTAAATGGCACGATCGCGGTCGGAAACTGCCGCGAGGGCATTCTCGCGTCGCCGGTCACCGCGACGGCTATCGGTTCGATCACCGAACGCGGCCGGAACACGGTTTCGGGCAATGGCTGGGGCGGCATAAGCTGCCTCGGAGACGTCGACTCTTCGGTCTCGTCCGATTTCGGATTCTGCTCGATCGCGGGCAACAATGTCGGCACCGACGTCACGGGAACGGTTGGCATTCCCAATACTCTGGTCAGCGGTGTCGGAGGCCTGGGCCTCGTTACATTGAACGGCATCAACGTTATTCACAACCGGAATTTCGGGACGGTCGGGTTCCCGCTTGGCTTCACAATGGGCGAAAGCTGTACCGGATTCTGCAATCTCGTCAATGGGGTGATTTACAGGAGCGGCAGATTCGGCGAAGTCGGAATCTTCAGCAACTATACCGGTGTCAACAAGACCGGGACGGCAAGCTTAACGAATTTTCCGACGAACTACGCGGAACTGTCCGGCGTGAGGGCGTCGCGCGGGAATACGATCGTCGGCGACTGGGCGATCGCAGAATCGACTCCGGTTTCCTTCGGCAACCTGATCTCCGGAGGCTACTGCGGCGGCCTTATCCTCGGGTCGTCGGTCCGCAACAACGCGTTCGGAAGAGTTCGTGCAAAAGCCAATTTGATCGGCACCGACGCGACCGGAACCTTTGCGATTCCGAACAACGTCGCAGGCTCCGAAAACTGCGGCGAGGGCGGCGTTAGCCTCAGCAACTTCTTCGGCGATCTGGAACTCGGCGGAACGCTGGACCAGGAGAAAAACGTCGTCGCCGGAAATTTCGGCAACGGACTCACGGTAACCAACGAGGCCGGTGAACTTCGGATCATCAACACTTTCATCGGCGTCAACAAATTCGAGCAGCCGCTCGGCAATTCGCTCAACGGGGTTCAGGTATTCGGCGGCGGTCAAACGACAATCGGCGGAGCCGGCGGCAACGAGCGAAACATAATAAGCAACAACACGAAAGCCGGTATCGCGGCGATTGCAGGTAACGATTTCACGGTCAGAAGTCTGGAAATAATCGGAAATTCGATCTTCGCCAACGGCGAACTCGGCATCGATCTGATGCGCGTGGACACTCCGATTCCCTACCCGAACGACGGCGTCAACACAAACGATTGCTACGACGGCGACGACGGCGCCAATTCCTTGCAAAACTATCCGACACTGATCGCGCCGATCTTTACCGCCGCCAATGTGACGGTCCAGGGCGTTTTGCGCAGCACTCCGCGTGGGACATTCAGGGTCGATTTTTACTCCAATAACCAAACGGACTCGAGCAATTACGGCGAGGGCGAGATTTTTCTCGGCTCCGAGACTGTAACGACCGACGGCAACGGTTTCGTATCGTTGTTCTTCATCTCCGACGGACCTGTCCCGTCAAGTCATTTGATTACCGCGACCGCCACGAACAGCGACGGCGAAACGTCCGAGTTCTCCTGCGCCGCCGGTGTTTGCACGGCTGCCGCGAACCTTGAGGAGCTGATCGATTCTCTTGGCGTAGTCTGCGCCGTACCGCTCGTTGTAACGACCACCAGCGACCTCCCGGACGGCAACGCAAACGACGATCTGTGCGACATTGACACATCGAATACCAATCCGAACGAGTGCTCGCTGCGCGCCGCAATCGAATTCGCCATCACGCGGGAGACGTCGGTGGTTCTCATTGAGTTTGACATACCCGGCGAGGGAGTTAAGGTAATCCGTCCCGCGTCCGCACTTCCGACAGTAACGAAAAAACTCCGCCTTGACGGGCAAAGCCAACCCGGATACGCCGGCGGCCCGCTGATCGAGATTCGCGGCGACCTTGTCGATGGGAATGCAAACGGACTGACGTTTAGCGGCGCGGGCAGCGGATCGGTCGTGGACGCCCTCGCGATCAACAGTTTTCTCGGGGCAGGCATCGAGTTCAACGGCGATAACGGCTTGGTTAAGAACAGTTTCATCGGACTTTATGCCGACGGTCTTACGTTCGACCCGGCCCGAAGGCAGGCGATCGGTATCAGCTTGAGGAACTCAAAAATCGTCACAATCGGCGACGAGGACGAACCGAATGTCATTTCCGGCAATCAGGAGGGAATCAGGATTTCTGGCGGCTCCAGCAATCGGGCTGTAAGCAACTTTATCGGCGTCGACAAAGACATTGACAAGATTTTTGTCGGGGAAGACTTTCAGTACGGAAACTTTACCGGCATCCGGATCATCGGGTCGAATTCCAACATCATCGGAAGAAGGCTCGTACCCAACTATGTTTCATCCAATCGCGACACGGGAATTGAGATAGCCGGGAATTCCAATGCGGTCGAGGGCGTCAATCTTGGCATCGACGAAACAAGCCTGCGGCTTCCGAACGGCCAGTTCGGCATCGACGTGATTTCCGGCAATACGAATGTAATCGGGGGAACGCGCGAAGGAGCTGGAAACGTTATCTCAGCGCATGATGTGACGGGCGACTCGACGGGGATCCAGATTCGCAACACCGCCGGCATCGGGACCCTAATCGTCGGCAATCAGATAGGTCTTAACCGAAGCGGAAACTCAGCGCGGCCGAACAATTTTGGAATTCGAAACTACGCGCGGGGAACGCTGATCGGAAATGTCGCTGCGGTCAATAATATCGTCTCGAAGATCGCCGGCATTCTGCTCTCCGGCGAGAACTCGTCTATTAGCGGCACTGAGCTGCGGTACAACCTCATCGGTACCAACACAACCCGGGAACCCTTTGACCTCGGCGAAGCGACGCCGACCGGAATTGACCTCCGCGGCAACGGCACCGGTGTCACGATCGTCAACAACCTCGTCGCCTACAACAGGTACGGTATCTATCTCAAAGGCAACGGATTCACCATCGGTGAGGATACCGGAAGACGCGAATTCCCCGCGATCTCGAAAAACGATATCTTCGGCCAGCGCGAAAGTGGTATCTGGGTTGATGCGACGTCTTCCGGCAACACGATTGCAAACAACCTGATCGGAACGCTCGACAACCTTAGGGAACGGTATCGAAACAGATACGGAATTCGTCTTCAGGGAAGCAATAACAACGTTGTCCAGAACATTATTTCGGGGAACACCGATGTAGGTATCTTCATCGAAAAGGGCGAGGCGGATCCCGTCGAACAGAATAATCGGATCGAAAACAACCGCATCGGAACCGACGAAGCCGGAACGGGCGGGGCTCCAAATAATATCGGCGTCTTTTTGGCCAACGGCGCTCGTGCAAACGAGGTCTTCAAGAATCTGATCTCGGGCAACGACACCGGCATCAGGCTATCCCTGACTGAACCGGGATTGCAGGCCGTCTCCGGCAATTTCATTTATTCAAACAAAATCGGTACCAACAAAGACGCCACCGCCGGAATCGGAAACCGAATCGGTATTGTTATCGCCGACGGCTCGGTAGGCAACACGATCGGCGGCAGCCCAGGGATTCAGGTCGGTTTCGGCAGCGGCAACGTAATCTCCGGCAACACCGAAATCGGCGTTAAAATCGCGAAGCTTTCTAATCTGGATATTCCGGCGCCGACGCAGAACGTCCTCGTGCGCAACCGGATCGGTGTCGGTCCGCGCCCGGATGCGTCGGCAACTTCGCAGCAAATTCTTCTGATCCCGAATGGAATCGGAATTCACGTTGGTAACGGTGCGAACAACAATACCATCGGCGGCGCTCTGGGAAACTTCACATCATCAAATCACGACGGCAATATCGTCTCCGCGAATCTCAACTTGGGAATCGCCGTTTGCCCGATTTTAACGGGCGTCGTCTGCCCGCCGGCTCCCGGCGCGACGGTTCCTATCCGCAACAAGATCACCGGCAATCTCGTCGGACTCTCGGATTGGGGGGAAATTCTTGATCGGATTCTTCTCGCACCGAACCGGACCGGCGGCATCCTCGTTCAGGACAGTTCCGAAAACTTCGTCGGGCAGCAAGATTCCGGCGGTGAGCGTTTCGGGAACGTCGTCGTCGCGAATAATGGCAACGGCATCGGCATCGAGGGCACGATACCCGTTCCGACCCAGAGCACGACGCGGCGGAACCAGGTCGTTCGAAATTTCGTCGGCGTAACGCCAACGGGACAAAGCCTCGGCAACACCGGAAACGGGATCTATGTTTTCAATACGATTTCCACACGGATCATTTCAAATGATCTGCTGAATAACGTCAACTCCGGGATCTTTTTCAGGAATAACTTCACGGCGAGTTTCGCCGGAAACTCAACCGCACCGGGAGGAAACCAGAACGACCCCGCGATCATTGTCGGCAACAATATCGGCGTTATGCGCGACGATAGCGGGGCGCTCGTTGTGGGAGGAAATCAACAAAACGGAATCCGGCTTGAAGATATCTCCGACGTTTCCGTTGGCCTTGCAGACGTCAACGAACCGCGGAACGTGATCGCTGCAAACGGCGGAGACGGGATCGTCGTGAAGGGAGCGGGTTCAAACAACATTGCGATCAAGAACAATTCGGTCGGCACCGACGCGGACGGCACGCCCGGCATCGGCAACGGTTCCAACGGCATTTTCGTAACCGACGGTGCCGGGACAATTTTGATCGGCGGCCCTGAAGAAAACTCTGGAAACGTGATCACGGCAAGCGTCGGCGCGGGGGTCCGAATCGATGAAACAGCAGGGACAGGCATTCTTGTCGATCCGAATGTAATCAGTGGAAACGGCGGACTCGGCATCGATTTGAACCTTCTGGGATTGTCTCTGAACGATGCTGGCGACTCGGACGGCGGTGCGAACAAGGGACAAAACTACCCGGAAATTTCGGGTTTGTCGATTAATGGGAGCGGCGATCTGGTGATCCAGTACGAGGTTGATTCTTCGCCGGCGAATTCGAATTATGGGGCGAACGGTCTTTATGTCGAGTTCTTCATCGCCGACGGCAGCGGCGAGGGCGCTGAGTTTATCGGTTCGGATCGATACACGACTGCCGATCACAATGGTTCGTTGGCCGGCACAAAGACCGTGAATCTCGGCAACGCGCTACTGCTCGGTTTCGAGACCGGCGACCACGTCACATCGACCGCGACCGACGCGGACAACAACACGTCCGAATTCACTCCGGTGCTCGCACCGACCGCAGCCGGCGTCGAAGTCTCGGGCAAGGTTATGACGAATGACGGGCGCCCGATATCGAGCTCGCTCATAACTTTGACGGATGACCGGGGAAACACGGTTTCGACACGGTCCAATCAATTCGGCCGCTACGGATTTGACGATGTCGAGGTGGGCCGCACGTATGTTCTGGCGATTACCAGCAGAAGATTCGTGTTTGAAAACCCGTCGCGGATAATTCAGGTTGACGACAACCTGACCGACGCGGATTTCACGGGGATACCTCAGTAG
- a CDS encoding sigma-70 family RNA polymerase sigma factor gives MPQDVTLLLDKINDGDVSAPEILLPLVYDELRKLANSYLKKERSDHTLQATALVHEAYIRLVDWENVSWQNRAHFFAVAAQVMRHILVDHARRKKADIHGGRLQKLALEEAISFSKNREIDLVDLDDALKELEKLDQRQSRIVELRFFAGLTIEETAHALSVSTMTVSRDWNFAKAWLFRRLENDG, from the coding sequence ATGCCACAGGACGTGACCTTACTGCTCGATAAGATCAACGACGGCGATGTTTCCGCGCCCGAGATTCTTCTTCCGTTGGTTTATGACGAACTGCGGAAACTGGCGAACAGTTACCTCAAAAAGGAACGCTCCGACCATACTTTGCAGGCGACGGCGCTCGTTCACGAGGCATATATCCGGCTCGTCGATTGGGAGAACGTCAGCTGGCAGAACCGCGCCCATTTCTTCGCCGTCGCGGCGCAGGTCATGCGACATATTCTGGTCGACCACGCGCGGCGCAAAAAGGCCGACATACACGGCGGACGCTTGCAAAAACTCGCGCTCGAAGAAGCGATCAGCTTCTCGAAAAACCGCGAAATAGATCTTGTCGATCTCGACGACGCGCTGAAGGAGTTGGAAAAGCTCGACCAACGCCAATCGAGAATCGTCGAACTTCGTTTTTTCGCCGGTTTGACCATTGAGGAAACGGCGCACGCGCTCAGTGTCTCGACGATGACCGTTTCGCGCGACTGGAATTTTGCGAAAGCCTGGCTGTTTCGCCGCCTCGAAAATGACGGATAA